Sequence from the candidate division WOR-3 bacterium genome:
AGAATTAATGATATCATTTGTTGGGCATATACTGGTTATCGGTTCGTTTGTTGTATTTTCAACGGCATTTGTTAAAGAAACCATGCGCCCAATATTTCATGAAATTTACTGGATACAAATAGAACCATTAGTTGAGAACAATTCGCAAGAAGCCTCAGGTATTACTACGGCGCCCGTACTAAAAATTGCAAAACGAACCGAAAAAAAAGAAAAAACTACTGTTAAATCACAACAGAATATAAATAGTCTAGCCAAGATACCTGGTTCAATAGGGATTAAGCTTTCAGACAAAATTGGTAAGGAGTCTTATTATATCGAACTTATGTTAAAAAAAATTGCAAATAATTGGGAAAACCCACTACGAAACCTGGGAGTTTCATTGCAAGCCACAGTATGTTTTGTGATTAAAAAGACTGGCGAAATATCTTGTGTGAAACTTGAAAAGTCCTCAGGCAATTCAATTTTTGATTATAGTGTGGAACGGGCGGTTATTAATACCAAAATATTACCGCCGCTTGACGGGGAATTTCCCCACTTAGAATCACTTATTGTTCATTTAGAATTCGAACAAAAACAACAATAGA
This genomic interval carries:
- a CDS encoding energy transducer TonB — translated: MTKELMISFVGHILVIGSFVVFSTAFVKETMRPIFHEIYWIQIEPLVENNSQEASGITTAPVLKIAKRTEKKEKTTVKSQQNINSLAKIPGSIGIKLSDKIGKESYYIELMLKKIANNWENPLRNLGVSLQATVCFVIKKTGEISCVKLEKSSGNSIFDYSVERAVINTKILPPLDGEFPHLESLIVHLEFEQKQQ